Proteins found in one Luteimonas chenhongjianii genomic segment:
- a CDS encoding DUF2207 domain-containing protein produces the protein MIRVLIALLLACVMAPASAQERILRHDVDARILADGRIDVTERIELRAEGRIFRHGLVRDFPLRGRGLDGEPLVAEVQIRDVLRDGRAEPWRVERVGDVLRLHTGDARHLPMPSQPVYTLHYRSARQIVFGETQDAVTLAAMGTGHQVPVEQATVSLTLPAPVEVGSLRAEGVTGAGGRDLHVALSATGQARWTLTRPLPAHTGLRVRLAFPKGIVAAPEPRQQAIWWLRDHSGLVLALAGWLVLAIYCVRRWQRVRQPLVYGVVPLRDEPPAGFSPAGLRYIRRMRYDARTFAADLLASAVDDHLRLQRTPQGARTGWRIERTREGAQALPTLEQRALVSALLPEARDTVELRRHASARIAQAWKAHETALRRRFQPALFRAHRGAIVGALAIAVASAGPALWFSRHAPSLPATLLVIASMAPVLLVLVMLVREPTAEGRKLLAHAEGLRRSMASAAKGARRDAAGATAPLLDAARYARLLPYAVALDVEDAWTSAFAASVGAPAARKAVAGFSWYRGITVTDLGRFSRSMGDSLSARLAAVVHPRRRRHGETGGARAAGEDTGQA, from the coding sequence TTGATCCGGGTCCTCATCGCCCTGTTGCTTGCCTGCGTGATGGCTCCGGCCTCCGCGCAGGAGCGCATCCTGCGCCACGACGTCGACGCGCGCATCCTCGCCGACGGCCGGATCGACGTCACCGAACGCATCGAGCTGCGCGCCGAAGGTCGAATCTTCCGGCACGGGCTCGTCCGGGACTTTCCGCTGCGCGGCCGCGGCCTGGATGGCGAGCCGCTTGTCGCCGAGGTGCAGATCCGCGACGTGCTGCGCGACGGCCGCGCGGAACCCTGGCGGGTCGAGCGCGTCGGCGACGTCCTGCGGCTGCACACGGGTGACGCGCGCCACCTGCCGATGCCGTCGCAGCCGGTCTACACCCTCCACTACCGCAGCGCGCGACAGATCGTCTTCGGCGAAACACAGGACGCAGTGACGCTCGCCGCGATGGGCACGGGCCATCAGGTGCCCGTCGAACAGGCCACGGTCTCGCTGACGCTGCCGGCCCCGGTGGAGGTCGGAAGCCTGCGCGCGGAGGGCGTCACCGGAGCGGGAGGACGCGATCTCCACGTCGCCCTGTCGGCCACCGGCCAGGCGCGCTGGACGCTGACGCGGCCATTGCCGGCACATACGGGCCTACGGGTGCGGCTGGCCTTCCCCAAGGGCATCGTCGCGGCACCGGAGCCTCGGCAACAGGCCATCTGGTGGTTGCGCGACCACTCGGGGCTGGTCCTCGCATTGGCAGGATGGCTGGTACTGGCGATCTATTGCGTGCGGCGCTGGCAGCGTGTGCGCCAGCCGCTGGTGTACGGCGTGGTGCCACTGCGCGACGAGCCGCCTGCGGGATTTTCACCGGCGGGGCTGCGCTATATCCGGCGGATGCGCTACGACGCGCGCACCTTCGCCGCCGACCTGCTGGCCAGCGCTGTCGATGACCACCTGCGTCTCCAGCGCACGCCGCAGGGCGCCCGCACCGGTTGGCGGATCGAACGCACGCGTGAAGGTGCGCAGGCGCTGCCGACGCTGGAACAGCGCGCCCTGGTCAGCGCCCTGCTTCCGGAGGCGCGCGACACGGTGGAGCTGCGACGCCATGCGAGCGCGCGCATCGCGCAGGCGTGGAAAGCCCACGAAACGGCGCTGCGCAGGCGCTTCCAGCCGGCACTGTTCCGCGCGCATCGCGGCGCCATCGTCGGCGCCCTCGCGATCGCGGTGGCCTCCGCCGGCCCCGCGCTGTGGTTCTCGCGTCACGCGCCGTCTTTGCCGGCGACCCTGCTCGTCATCGCGTCGATGGCGCCGGTACTGCTTGTACTCGTGATGCTGGTACGGGAACCCACAGCCGAGGGACGCAAACTGCTGGCGCATGCCGAAGGGCTGCGTCGTTCCATGGCCAGCGCGGCGAAGGGTGCCCGCCGTGACGCCGCCGGAGCGACCGCTCCGCTGCTGGACGCGGCGCGCTACGCGCGGCTGTTGCCGTACGCCGTCGCCCTGGATGTGGAAGACGCCTGGACATCGGCCTTCGCCGCGTCGGTGGGTGCGCCGGCAGCGCGCAAAGCGGTGGCCGGCTTCTCCTGGTATCGGGGGATCACCGTCACCGACCTGGGCCGCTTCAGCCGTTCGATGGGCGACAGCCTCAGCGCGCGCCTCGCAGCCGTGGTGCACCCGCGGCGGCGACGCCATGGCGAAACTGGCGGCGCCCGGGCGGCCGGCGAAGACACCGGACAGGCCTGA